One segment of Centroberyx gerrardi isolate f3 unplaced genomic scaffold, fCenGer3.hap1.cur.20231027 Scaffold_534, whole genome shotgun sequence DNA contains the following:
- the LOC139913431 gene encoding cytotoxic T-lymphocyte protein 4, with the protein MMGWSVLTVFCLCLPVWSAVKVMQPYSVVSSNGTARLQCLIRPQPAFPPRPSSTPRPRPAYPHPVPEELRVFLLKGLHDSQELCSSSINFPERRERDREEGEVQCHARLTGGAVELTVSGLKPRDTDIYRCVIEVLYPPPYLRLTGNGTLIHVMESPDCPVPGAQRQNTHQVDEDEDEDEGDGRTSAAPPVSASVIILVMLVLFVLIIIIYFQTLQFIRWRTEAGRLLPPHKMDAVKVPYGNIA; encoded by the exons ATGATGGGTTGGAGTGTGTTGACAGTCTTCtgcctctgcctgcctgtgtggaGCG CTGTGAAGGTGATGCAGCCCTACAGCGTGGTGAGCAGCAACGGCACGGCTCGCCTGCAGTGTCTCATCCGACCCCAGCCCGCCTTCCCCCCCCggccctcctccaccccccggCCCCGGCCCGCCTACCCCCACCCCGTCCCGGAGGAGCTGCGTGTCTTCCTGCTGAAAGGCCTCCACGACTCCCAGGAACTCTGCTCCTCTAGCATCAACTTCCctgagcggagagagagagacagagaggagggagag GTGCAGTGCCATGCCCGGCTGACAGGGGGCGCTGTGGAGCTGACAGTGTCAGGACTGAAGCCCAGAGACACTGATATCTACCGCTGTGTGATAGAAGTCCTTTACCCCCCGCCCTACCTGAGGCTCACCGGCAACGGCACACTCATCCATGTAATGg AGAGTCCAGACTGTCCTGTCCCTGGCGCTCagagacagaacacacaccaggttgatgaagatgaagatgaagatgaaggtgaTGGCAGAAcatcagcagctcctccagtcAGTGCTTCTGTGATCATCCTGGTGATGCTGGTGCTCTTcgtcctcatcatcatcatctacttCCAG ACTCTGCAGTTCATCCGCTGGCGGACGGAGGCTGGGAGACTCCTGCCTCCTCACAAGATGGACGCCGTTAAAGTTCCTTATGGAAACATCGCATGA